Proteins found in one Triticum aestivum cultivar Chinese Spring chromosome 4D, IWGSC CS RefSeq v2.1, whole genome shotgun sequence genomic segment:
- the LOC123098374 gene encoding ADP-ribosylation factor-like protein 8a — protein MGFWEAFLNWLRSLFFKQEMELSLIGLQNAGKTSLVNVIATGGFSEDMIPTVGFNMRKVTKGNVTIKLWDLGGQPRFRSMWERYCRAVSAIVYVVDAADRENMAIAKSELHDLLSKPSLTGIPLLVIGNKIDKPEAFPKQSFTELMGLKAMTDREVACFMISCKNSTNIDSVIDWLVKHSKKKN, from the exons ATGGGGTTCTGGGAGGCCTTCCTCAACTGGCTCCGCAG CCTCTTTTTCAAGCAAGAAATGGAGCTTTCATTGATTGGGCTCCAAAATGCTGGGAAAACTTCGCTTGTGAATGTTATTGCT ACAGGAGGTTTTAGCGAAGACATGATTCCCACAGTAGGATTCAATATGAGAAAGGTAACCAAAGGAAATGTCACAATAAAATTGTGGGATCTTGGAGGCCAGCCAAGATTCCGGAGCATGTGGGAGAGATACTGCCGTGCTGTTTCTGCTATTGT GTATGTTGTTGATGCAGCAGATCGGGAGAACATGGCTATTGCCAAAAGTGAGCTCCATGACCTTCTGAGCAAGCCATCTTTGACCGGTATCCCATTACTAGTCATTGGCAACAAAATCGACAAGCCTGAAGCTTTCCCTAAGCAAAGTTTCACAGAATTGAT GGGTCTGAAGGCAATGACTGATCGAGAAGTTGCCTGCTTCATGATATCATGCAAGAACTCAACCAACATTGATTCCGTCATTGACTGGCTCGTGAAGCACTCAAAGAAGAAGAACTGA
- the LOC123098376 gene encoding 40S ribosomal protein S3a has product MAVGKNKRISKGRKGSKKKAVDPFTKKQWYDIKAPLLFTSRNVGKTLVSRTQGTKIASEGLKHRVFEVSLADLQNDEDQAYRKIRLRAEDVQGMNVLTNFWGMDFTTDKLRSLVRKWQTLIEAHVDVKTTDNYMLRMFTIGFTKRRPNQVKRTCYAQASQIRQIRRKMVEIMVNQAASCDLKELVNKFIPEVIGKEIEKATSSIFPLQNVYVRKVKILKAPKFDLGKLMEVHGDYKEDVGVKLDRPADGDEVIPGAEEVAAAE; this is encoded by the exons ATGGCGGTCGGCAAGAACAAGCGCATCTCCAAGGGGAGGAAGGGTAGCAAAAAGAAGGC CGTCGATCCGTTCACCAAGAAGCAGTGGTATGACATCAAGGCGCCGCTGCTGTTCACCAGCCGCAACGTCGGCAAGACCCTCGTGTCCAGGACACAGGGTACCAAG ATTGCCTCAGAGGGTCTGAAGCACAGGGTGTTCGAAGTATCTCTAGCTGATCTTCAGAACGATGAGGACCAGGCCTACAGGAAGATCAGACTCCGTGCTGAGGATGTGCAAGGGATGAATGTCCTCACAAACTTCTGG GGCATGGACTTCACCACTGACAAGCTCAGGTCTCTTGTGAGGAAGTGGCAGACACTCATTGAGGCTCATGTGGATGTGAAGACCACTGACAACTACATGCTCCGCATGTTCACCATTGGCTTCACGAAGAGACGCCCAAACCAGGTGAAGCGCACTTGCTATGCCCAAGCAAGTCAGATCAGACAG ATCCGCCGCAAGATGGTTGAGATCATGGTCAACCAAGCTGCAAGCTGTGACTTGAAGGAGCTTGTGAACAAGTTCATCCCTGAGGTGATTGGAAAGGAGATTGAGAAGGCCACCTCAAGCATCTTCCCCCTCCAGAACGTGTACGTCCGCAAGGTGAAGATCCTGAAGGCCCCCAAGTTTGACCTGGGGAAGCTCATGGAG GTGCACGGTGACTACAAGGAGGATGTTGGTGTGAAGCTTGACAGGCCTGCTGATGGAGATGAGGTGATTCCTGGAGCGGAGGAGGTTGCTGCTGCTGAGTAG
- the LOC123098375 gene encoding protein NPGR1, producing MAAIMLCTCSGDQSKFEEMPRSPESLATRDFSASGSCSRPGKREATPDDSQVNEVESDLRETLSLNYEEARALLGRLEYQRGNFDAALQVLQGIDIRSLKPRMTSAVTESAKPKVSPRSSRRKTSQVNGMLVHMSMHSVSLLLEAILLKARSLERLGRVTDAAEECRTIIDIVESAWPDGVPEGTSEDCKLIDMFHSALEYLPNLWMKSGCFEEAITAYRRALSRPWNLDSQRSANLQKDLAVTLLYCGIEVKSPQEFSQQRNLATPENNIEEAILLLFVLIRKLTLQEIKWDPDLVNHLMYALSLSGHYEVLARHLEMLLPGTYSRSERWYVLALCYSAAGMDDSALNIIRNGFRVLQRKGKPHIPSLLLGAKLCCKNPKHASEGIKFANKARESFRSHDMHFISAVNHFLGVCYGPFARSSTSHTEKMRLQDDALRLLQDAAATAKYNPEILYSLAWENAMQRKLNAAIESAAECLEMVTGSSVSTWKLLILVLSAQQNLEEAESVADIALDEAEQEDQMDILRLKALIQSSRGQFKSAVESFRILLAIIQAKKEIWKLTPYDKVKSLHKLEMEAWLDLASIYTKLEAWNDSNICLDKAKSIDFLSPKCWHVKGLILEAQSLHQEALEAFSFSLSINPDYVPSMVSMASILRTLGAKSSSIARTFLRSATRLEPTNHQAWMGLGLVLKSEGSVLEAADCFQAAYELLELSPIQDFSEQLPILLQ from the exons ATGGCTGCAATCATGTTATGCACGTGCAGCGGGGACCAATCGAAGTTTGAAGAGATGCCCCGATCACCGGAATCTCTCGCAACCCGGGATTTCTCAGCAAGTGGTTCTTGTTCGAGACCAGGAAAACGAGAAGCAACACCTGATGATAGCCAAGTGAATGAAGTGGAATCGGACTTAAGAGAGACTCTTTCGCTAAATTATGAG GAGGCCCGGGCATTGCTGGGTAGACTGGAGTATCAGAGAGGAAACTTTGATGCAGCATTGCAAGTCCTTCAGGGCATTGATATAAGAAGCCTCAAACCACGAATGACCAGTGCTGTTACTGAAAGTGCCAAGCCTAAAGTTTCTCCACGTTCTTCAAGAAGGAAAACCTCACAAGTGAATGGAATGCTAGTGCATATGTCAATGCATTCTGTAAGTTTGCTTCTGGAAGCCATATTGCTTAAAGCGAGATCTTTGGAAAGACTTGGTAGAGTGACAG ATGCTGCAGAAGAATGCAGAACCATCATAGATATTGTAGAGTCTGCATGGCCGGATGGTGTTCCTGAAGGTACTTCCGAAGACTGTAAGTTGATAGACATGTTCCACTCGGCTCTAGAATATCTTCCTAACCTATGGATGAAAAGTGGTTGTTTTGAGGAGGCCATAACTGCATATCGGAGAGCTCTTTCAAGGCCCTGGAATTTGGATTCTCAAAGGTCCGCCAACTTACAAAAAGACTTAGCGGTGACTCTACTGTACTGTGGTATTGAAGTGAAGTCTCCTCAAGAGTTCAGTCAGCAACGGAACTTGGCAACCCCGGAGAACAACATCGAGGAAGCAATTTTGCTGCTGTTTGTACTTATCAGAAAGCTAACCCTCCAAGAAATAAAGTGGGATCCTGATCTCGTGAACCATTTGATGTACGCACTGTCATTGTCTGGTCATTATGAAGTCTTGGCCAGGCATCTAGAGATGTTGTTACCTGGAACCTATAGCAGATCAGAAAGATGGTACGTTCTCGCGCTTTGCTACAGTGCAGCTGGCATGGATGATAGTGCCTTAAACATCATAAGGAATGGTTTCCGTGTGTTACAAAGGAAGGGGAAACCTCATATTCCATCTCTTCTTCTAGGAGCCAAACTATGTTGTAAGAACCCAAAGCATGCTTCTGAAGGAATAAAATTTGCAAATAAAGCCAGGGAGTCATTCAGAAGTCATGATATGCATTTCATCAGTGCTGTGAATCATTTCCTTGGTGTTTGCTATGGACCTTTTGCTAGGTCATCCACTTCTCACACAGAAAAAATGAGATTGCAAGATGATGCACTGAGGCTGTTGCAGGATGCTGCGGCAACGGCGAAGTATAATCCTGAAATACTGTACAGCCTTGCTTGGGAAAATGCAATGCAGCGCAAACTGAATGCAGCCATTGAAAGTGCAGCGGAATGTCTCGAAATGGTGACAGGAAGTTCAGTGAGTACCTGGAAGCTGTTGATTCTAGTGTTATCTGCACAGCAGAATTTGGAAGAAGCTGAATCAGTAGCTGATATTGCACTAGATGAGGCTGAGCAAGAGGATCAAATGGATATTTTGAGGCTAAAAGCACTAATTCAGTCCTCCCGTGGACAATTCAAGTCTGCTGTGGAATCTTTTAGGATTTTGCTTGCAATCATTCAAGCAAAGAAGGAAATCTGGAAATTGACCCCTTATGATAAG GTTAAATCCCTGCATAAGTTAGAGATGGAAGCATGGTTAGATTTGGCATCAATATACACAAAGCTTGAAGCATGGAATGACTCAAACATCTGTCTTGACAAAGCAAAATCCATCGATTTCTTATCTCCAAAGTGCTGGCATGTCAAAG GCCTGATATTGGAGGCCCAGTCCTTGCACCAAGAAGCCCTCGAGGCATTCTCATTCTCCCTCTCCATCAATCCAGACTATGTCCCTAGCATGGTTTCTATGGCAAGCATTCTAAGAACTCTAGGAGCGAAATCATCGTCAATCGCGAGAACTTTCCTTCGCAGCGCCACCCGCTTAGAGCCAACAAACCATCAAGCCTGGATGGGGCTCGGACTCGTCCTGAAATCTGAAGGATCGGTGCTTGAGGCCGCTGACTGCTTCCAGGCAGCTTACGAGCTCCTAGAGTTGTCACCTATTCAGGATTTCTCCGAGCAACTGCCCATCTTGCTGCAGTAG
- the LOC123098373 gene encoding surfeit locus protein 1 — protein MAASLSKTLGLRLRGSGGHRLLPSRPSTSHAPQPPPPPAAAPPPPGAGKEAGAWAKLFLFAPGAITFGLGTWQLFRRQEKVEMLEYRTRRLEMEPVAWNETVSSAVSRDPAVLEFRKIVCEGDFHTEKSVFLGPRSRSISGVTENGYYVITPLIPRPTEPGSLQSPILVNRGWIPRAWRDKNMQDHQDLGETLDVKEADKKTDEKGTWWKFWSKKPESSPEIEKPVKPPVRVIGVIRGSEKPSIFVPPNEPSNGQWFYVDVPMIARACGLPENTVYIEDMNEDISASNPYPLPKDANALIHHSVMPDDHLKYTFTWYTLSAAVTYMAAKRIKAKKVRL, from the exons ATGGCGGCGTCGCTCTCCAAAACCCTCGGCCTCCGGCTGCGCGGCAGCGGCGggcaccgcctcctcccctcccgtCCCTCCACTTCCCACGCGCCCCAGCCACcacctccgcccgccgccgccccgccgcccccag GAGCAGGGAAGGAAGCGGGCGCGTGGGCGAAGCTCTTCCTCTTCGCCCCCGGCGCCATCACCTTCGGCCTCGGCACATGGCAGCTCTTCCGGCGGCAGGAGAAG GTAGAGATGCTGGAGTACAGGACGCGGAGGCTGGAGATGGAGCCCGTGGCGTGGAACGAGACCGTCTCCTCTGCTGTCTCGCGTGATCCGGCTGTGCTGGAGTTTCGGAAGATCGTGTGTGAGGGCGATTTCCACACGGAGAAGTCAGTCTTCCTCGGGCCTCGCTCCCGGAGCATCTCCGGTGTGACAGAAAATGGGTATTATGTGATCACTCCGTTGATACCTCGGCCGACTGAGCCTGGCAG TTTGCAGTCACCCATCCTTGTGAATAGAGGGTGGATTCCTCGTGCTTGGCGTGATAAAAACATGCAGGATCACCAGGACCTTGGTGAAACTTTAGATGTGAAAGAGGCTGATAAAAAGACAGATGAAAAAGGTACTTGGTGGAAATTTTGGTCTAAGAAGCCTGAATCTTCTCCAGAG ATTGAAAAACCTGTAAAGCCTCCTGTAAGAGTTATTGGAGTAATCCGAGGAAGTGAGAAGCCCAGCATATTTGTTCCACCTAATGAACCCAGTAATGGCCAGTGGTTTTACGTGGATGTTCCCATGATTGCACGTGCATGTGGCCTCCCTGAGAACACTGTCTATATAGAAGATATGAATGAAGACATCTCTGCAAGTAATCCTTATCCTCTTCCAAAAGATGCCAATGCTTTGATTCATCACTCGGTGATGCCTGATGACCATCTGAAATACACCTTTACATG GTACACTCTTTCTGCTGCTGTGACTTACATGGCCGCAAAGCGGATAAAGGCAAAGAAGGTGAGGCTATAG